A region of Lycium barbarum isolate Lr01 chromosome 1, ASM1917538v2, whole genome shotgun sequence DNA encodes the following proteins:
- the LOC132616953 gene encoding uncharacterized protein LOC132616953 has protein sequence PGSHFGSKSSFIISVSSTHTLSATTMALTGNRILCNSQFNLNRPFLLPSTTTSWSQGRRSKFTVLAAKKFTSGKNKRSSSISTKEAVKEEDEEEFQKINISIGSEDGGGASVMIDDGFVMPQLPGLETDFWEGPQWDGFGFFVQYMWAFGVLFSLIACGIAVATYNDGATDFKATPVYKEAIQSRELLEEPEASDSDVFESNPTEEAPSLE, from the exons CCCGGTTCACATTTCGGGTCCAAAAGTAGTTTTATCATCTCAGTCTCATCCACACACACGTTATCAGCCACAACAATGGCTCTCACAGGAAACCGAATTCTCTGCAACAGCCAATTCAATCTTAACCGTCCATTCTTACTTCCATCAACTACTACTTCTTGGTCTCAGGGTCGAAGAAGTAAATTCACAGTGTTAGCTGCAAAGAAGTTTACTTCAGGGAAGAACAAGagaagtagttcgatttcaactAAAGAAGCAgtaaaagaagaagatgaagaagagtttCAAAAGATTAATATTAGTATTGGTAGTGAAGATGGTGGTGGTGCAAGTGTGATGATTGATGATGGTTTTGTGATGCCACAGCTTCCTGGTTTGGAAACTGACTTTTGGGAAGGTCCTCAATGGGATGGTTTTGGATTCTTTGTTCAGTATATGTGGGCTTTTGGCGTTCTTTTTTCG CTAATTGCATGTGGTATTGCTGTGGCCACATATAACGACGGAGCTACAGATTTCAAGGCTACTCCTGTGTATAAGGAAGCAATTCAATCACGAGAACTTCTTGAAGAACCAGAGGCTTCTGACTCGGACGTGTTCGAGTCAAATCCAACTGAGGAGGCACCTAGTTTGGAATAG
- the LOC132599989 gene encoding serine/threonine-protein phosphatase 2A 65 kDa regulatory subunit A beta isoform-like has protein sequence MSVIDEPLYPIAVLIDELKNEDIQLRLNSIRRLSTIARALGEERTRKELIPFLSENNDDDDEVLLAMAEELGVFIPYVGGVEHARVLLPPLEGLCSVEETCVREKAVESLCRIGSQMRESDLVESFIPLVKRLAAGEWFTARVSSCGLLHIAYPSAPEPLKNELRTIYSQLCQDDMPMVRRAAATNLGKFAATIEQPHLKTDIMSMFETLTQDDQDSVRLLAVEECAALGKLLEPKDCVAQILPVIVSFAQDKSWRVRYMVANQLYELCEAVGPEATRTDLVPAYVRLLRDNEAEVRIAAAGKVTKFCRILSPELAIQHILPCVKELSSDSSQHVRSALASVIMGMAPILGKDATIEQLLPIFLSLLKDEFPDVRLNIISKLDQVNQVIGIDLLSQSLLPAIVELAEDRHWRVRLAIIEYIPLLASQLGVGFFDDKLGALCMQWLKDKVYSIRDAAANNVKRLAEEFGPTWAMEHIIPQVLDMINDPHYLYRMTILHAISLLAPVMGSEITCSKLLPVIITASKDRVPNIKFNVAKVLQSVIPIVEKSVVENTIRPCLVELSEDPDVDVRFFANQALQATK, from the exons ATGTCAGTGATTGATGAACCGCTGTATCCAATTGCGGTATTGATTgatgagttgaagaatgaagaCATCCAGCTTAGATTGAATTCAATCCGGCGCTTGTCTACCATCGCCCGTGCTCTTGGTGAGGAGAGAACTCGGAAAGAGTTGATTCCATTTCTAAGTGAGAacaacgatgacgatgatgaagTTCTTCTTGCAATGGCCGAAGAGTTGGGGGTGTTTATTCCATACGTTGGAGGGGTTGAACATGCGCGTGTATTGCTTCCACCCTTGGAAGGTCTTTGTAGTGTCGAAGAGACTTGTGTTAGGGAAAAGGCAGTTGAGTCATTGTGCAGAATTGGGTCTCAAATGAGGGAATCAGACTTGGTGGAATCATTTATTCCACTTGTGAAG AGACTGGCTGCTGGAGAGTGGTTTACTGCTCGAGTTTCGTCCTGTGGGTTGCTTCACATTGCCTATCCTAGTGCTCCAGAGCCATTAAAGAATGAGCTGAGAACCATCTATAGCCAACTTTGCCAAGATGATATGCCTATGGTGAGGAGAGCAGCTGCTACAAATCTTGGAAAGTTTGCTGCGACTATTGAACAACCCCATTTGAAGACTGACATCATGTCAATGTTTGAGACCTTAACACAGGATG ATCAAGATTCTGTCCGTTTATTGGCTGTTGAGGAATGTGCTGCTTTGGGGAAGCTGCTGGAGCCTAAAGACTGTGTAGCACAGATTCTGCCCGTCATAGTTAGTTTTGCGCAG GATAAGTCTTGGCGTGTTCGTTACATGGTTGCAAATCAACTTTATGAACTTTGTGAGGCAGTTGGACCGGAGGCTACCAG GACGGATTTGGTCCCTGCCTATGTTCGGCTACTTCGTGATAATGAGGCTGAAGTGCGTATAGCTGCTGCTGGGAAGGTGACGAAGTTTTGCCGTATTTTGAGCCCTGAACTTGCTATCCAACATATCCTTCCTTGTGTAAAG GAACTATCATCAGATTCATCCCAGCATGTTCGTTCTGCTTTGGCTTCAGTTATCATGGGAATGGCGCCTATTTTAGGAAAG GATGCAACTATCGAGCAGCTTCTCCCGATTTTCCTCTCTCTTCTGAAAGATGAGTTTCCTGATGTTCGTTTGAATATTATCAGCAAGCTTGATCAAGTAAACCAG GTAATCGGAATTGATTTGCTCTCCCAATCACTGCTGCCAGCTATTGTTGAACTTGCAGAGGATAGACATTGGAGGGTTCGGCTTGCAATAATTGAGTACATACCTCTATTGGCAAGTCAGCTGGGGGTCGGCTTTTTTGATGACAAGCTTGGTGCTCTGTGCATGCAGTGGCTAAAAGATAAG GTTTACTCTATTAGAGATGCAGCAGCAAACAATGTTAAGCGCCTTGCTGAGGAATTTGGTCCAACATGGGCAATGGAGCATATAATTCCACAG GTGTTGGATATGATTAATGACCCACATTATCTTTACCGAATGACCATCCTTCatgcaatttctcttcttgcccctGTAATGGGCTCAGAAATTACTTGCTCCAAACTTCTGCCGGTTATAATTACTGCATCAAAAGACAG GGTACCGAATATCAAGTTCAATGTTGCTAAGGTGTTGCAGTCTGTTATTCCAATAGTTGAAAAATCT